A stretch of the Bacillus sp. B-jedd genome encodes the following:
- a CDS encoding glutamate-1-semialdehyde 2,1-aminomutase, translating into MNFSNSEKLHSEALEHIVGGVNSPSRSYKAVGGGSPVVMERAAGAYFWDVDGNQYIDYLAAYGPIITGHAHPHITKAIKKAAESGVLYGTPTPHEITLAKMLKEAMPGMDKVRFVNSGTEAVMTTIRVARAYTGRDKIIKFAGCYHGHSDLVLVAAGSGPSTLGTPDSAGVPKSIAQEVITVPFNEIEPLKEALDKWGDQVAAVMIEPIVGNFGIVEPKPGFLESVKELTHEAGALLIFDEVITAFRFMYGGAQDLLGITPDLTALGKIIGGGLPIGAYGGKQEIMEKVAPLGPAYQAGTMAGNPASMLSGIACLEVLKQDGVYEYLDHLGEMLEKGILEAAGRHNVPITINRLKGALTIYFTNEKVVNYEQAENTDGEMFARFFKLMLHQGINLAPSKYEAWFVTIAHSEEDIEATLHAVDQAFYQLMND; encoded by the coding sequence ATGAATTTTTCTAATTCCGAAAAATTACATAGCGAAGCATTGGAACACATCGTTGGCGGCGTGAACAGCCCTTCCCGCTCCTATAAGGCGGTCGGCGGCGGTTCTCCGGTCGTGATGGAGCGTGCGGCCGGCGCTTATTTCTGGGATGTCGACGGAAATCAATACATCGATTATCTTGCCGCATACGGCCCAATCATAACCGGGCATGCGCACCCGCACATTACAAAGGCAATCAAAAAGGCAGCGGAGAGCGGGGTTCTCTACGGGACACCGACCCCTCATGAAATCACACTGGCAAAAATGCTCAAGGAAGCAATGCCTGGCATGGACAAGGTCCGCTTTGTCAACTCGGGGACGGAGGCTGTCATGACGACAATCCGTGTGGCACGCGCCTACACCGGCCGGGACAAAATTATCAAATTTGCCGGCTGCTATCACGGCCACTCGGACCTTGTGCTCGTCGCCGCCGGCTCCGGCCCTTCTACATTGGGAACGCCGGATTCTGCCGGGGTTCCGAAAAGCATCGCCCAGGAAGTTATCACCGTTCCATTCAATGAGATTGAGCCTTTGAAAGAGGCGCTGGACAAGTGGGGAGATCAGGTTGCAGCGGTCATGATCGAGCCGATTGTCGGCAATTTCGGCATCGTCGAACCGAAGCCTGGCTTCCTCGAAAGCGTGAAGGAACTAACCCACGAGGCCGGAGCGTTGCTGATTTTTGATGAAGTCATTACCGCTTTCAGATTTATGTATGGCGGAGCTCAGGATTTGCTCGGAATTACCCCTGATTTAACAGCGCTAGGCAAAATCATTGGCGGCGGGCTGCCAATCGGTGCATACGGCGGTAAACAGGAGATTATGGAAAAGGTTGCTCCGCTCGGTCCTGCCTACCAGGCCGGAACGATGGCTGGAAACCCTGCTTCGATGCTCTCCGGGATTGCTTGCCTGGAAGTCCTGAAGCAGGATGGGGTTTACGAGTATCTGGACCACCTTGGTGAAATGCTTGAAAAAGGAATACTTGAAGCAGCCGGACGGCACAATGTCCCTATTACCATCAACCGCTTGAAAGGCGCGCTGACGATTTATTTCACAAATGAAAAAGTCGTGAACTATGAGCAAGCTGAGAATACGGACGGCGAAATGTTCGCCAGGTTCTTCAAGTTGATGCTCCACCAGGGCATCAACCTTGCTCCTTCCAAATACGAGGCATGGTTTGTCACGATTGCCCATAGTGAAGAAGATATCGAAGCGACGCTCCATGCGGTCGACCAGGCATTTTACCAGCTGATGAATGATTAA
- a CDS encoding ABC transporter ATP-binding protein: MDYTNAIEVSGLRKDFKSYSSRSGLSGAFRDLFTRNYKTLRAVNDINFTVKQGEMVGYIGENGAGKSTTIKMLTGILTPTSGDIVVNGMNPHKQRERFVQTIGVVFGQRSQLWWDIAVQESFRLLKKVYKVSDADYNSHMDHVIKTLDIGPLLDKPVRKLSLGQRMRCELAAALIHNPPLLFLDEPTIGLDVLVKLRIREFLKEINEKYNTTILLTTHDLSDIEALCERVIMLDEGNIIYDGSLNHLKEKWGEGKELQFELMEKAELTSMQRLTEGLPVRWEMDEKGQIFTAQTEDIDEVISQVISKVVAAFKIKDIKINEISTEEIIRNIYERGSA, from the coding sequence ATGGATTATACAAATGCAATAGAAGTGAGCGGCCTGCGGAAGGACTTCAAGTCGTATTCGAGCCGTTCAGGCCTGTCGGGAGCCTTTAGGGACTTGTTTACGAGGAATTATAAAACGCTTCGGGCTGTTAATGATATAAATTTTACAGTTAAGCAAGGTGAAATGGTTGGGTATATCGGGGAGAACGGCGCCGGGAAATCGACGACGATTAAAATGCTGACCGGCATCCTGACGCCGACTTCCGGCGACATTGTCGTGAACGGGATGAATCCCCATAAACAAAGGGAACGCTTCGTCCAGACGATTGGCGTTGTCTTCGGCCAGCGGTCGCAGCTTTGGTGGGATATTGCGGTCCAGGAATCGTTCCGGCTTTTGAAAAAAGTCTATAAGGTTTCCGATGCTGATTACAATTCGCATATGGACCATGTCATCAAGACGCTTGATATTGGGCCGCTTCTCGACAAACCGGTCCGGAAGCTTTCGCTTGGCCAGCGGATGCGCTGCGAACTTGCGGCAGCTTTGATTCATAATCCGCCGCTGCTGTTTCTGGACGAGCCGACGATTGGGCTGGATGTCCTTGTTAAACTGCGGATCCGTGAATTCCTGAAGGAAATTAACGAAAAATACAATACAACAATCCTCCTCACGACACATGATCTCTCGGATATTGAAGCGCTTTGTGAACGGGTCATCATGCTCGATGAAGGAAACATCATTTATGATGGATCGCTGAACCATTTGAAGGAAAAATGGGGCGAGGGAAAGGAACTTCAATTTGAGCTGATGGAAAAAGCGGAGCTTACTTCGATGCAGCGACTGACGGAAGGGCTGCCGGTCAGATGGGAAATGGATGAGAAGGGACAAATCTTCACGGCACAGACGGAGGATATTGACGAGGTCATTTCCCAGGTAATTTCCAAGGTTGTTGCTGCTTTCAAAATTAAAGACATTAAAATCAATGAAATTTCCACAGAGGAAATTATCCGCAATATTTATGAACGAGGTTCGGCGTGA
- a CDS encoding ABC transporter permease, with the protein MEKYLEMIRIRFLMMLAYRTNYYTGILIYSINIGAYYFLWNAIYSGKDSIQGMDVSQMTTYVAIAWMARAFYFNNLDREMAMEIMEGKVAVELIRPYSYLGMKVMQGLGEGIFRLLFFSLPGMVLVALVFPIKLFWDPAVWGLFAVSIFFSFLINTQINLLTGITTFFLYNNTGLIRAKRVVIDLFSGLLLPMSFFPGWAQEIMKFLPFQGISYIPSMIVTKGFTTSQALEAITQQAGWVLILLVPIYFFWQLAKKQLVIQGG; encoded by the coding sequence ATGGAAAAGTATCTTGAAATGATCCGGATCCGCTTCCTCATGATGCTCGCATATCGGACTAATTACTATACTGGGATATTAATTTACAGTATCAACATTGGCGCCTACTACTTTTTGTGGAACGCCATTTACAGTGGCAAGGACAGCATTCAGGGAATGGATGTCAGTCAGATGACGACATATGTCGCGATTGCCTGGATGGCGCGGGCTTTTTATTTCAACAATCTCGACCGCGAGATGGCGATGGAGATTATGGAAGGGAAAGTGGCGGTGGAATTGATCCGGCCCTACAGCTACCTTGGGATGAAAGTTATGCAGGGGCTCGGGGAAGGAATCTTCCGGCTGCTTTTCTTCTCACTTCCCGGCATGGTGCTCGTTGCACTTGTTTTTCCGATTAAGCTGTTTTGGGACCCGGCGGTATGGGGCTTATTTGCAGTATCGATTTTCTTTAGCTTTCTGATCAACACGCAGATCAATCTGCTGACAGGCATCACAACATTCTTTTTATATAATAATACCGGGCTGATCCGTGCAAAAAGAGTCGTCATTGACTTGTTTTCCGGCCTTCTTTTGCCGATGAGCTTTTTCCCGGGCTGGGCACAGGAAATCATGAAATTCCTTCCGTTCCAGGGAATCAGCTACATCCCGAGCATGATTGTGACAAAGGGGTTCACTACCAGCCAGGCGCTTGAAGCGATTACCCAGCAGGCCGGCTGGGTTCTGATACTCCTCGTGCCCATTTATTTCTTCTGGCAGCTCGCAAAAAAACAGCTTGTCATTCAGGGGGGCTGA
- a CDS encoding ABC transporter permease, translating to MFYASMFFQYAGQYMKTRLQYRADLVVELFSDLLSQAVNFIFILVVFGHTSLLNGWSRDEIIFIYGFFLVPYAVFSAFFNIWDFNERYIVKGELDRILTRPIHSLFQIILERLELEGLFGAITGIAIMVYAGSSLDIGLSWFDPLVFLLFVAGGALIYGGVFIMLACISFWADAKTSIMPMMYNIGNYGRYPVDIYNKVIRFVLTWILPFAFVGVYPAAWFLGKQEWYGYAFLTPVMGVVFFTLSVFLWNEGVKKYRGAGN from the coding sequence TTGTTTTACGCATCGATGTTTTTCCAATATGCCGGGCAGTACATGAAAACGAGGCTGCAATACAGGGCCGACCTTGTGGTAGAACTGTTTTCCGATTTACTTTCCCAGGCAGTGAATTTTATCTTTATTCTCGTCGTCTTTGGCCATACGTCTTTATTGAATGGCTGGAGCAGGGATGAAATCATCTTTATTTATGGCTTTTTTCTTGTTCCTTATGCCGTGTTTTCAGCGTTCTTCAACATATGGGACTTCAATGAACGATATATCGTCAAAGGCGAGCTTGACCGGATTTTGACCCGGCCGATTCACAGCCTTTTCCAAATCATTCTTGAGAGGCTGGAACTGGAAGGCTTGTTTGGGGCGATTACTGGGATTGCGATCATGGTTTACGCCGGATCAAGTCTCGATATTGGCCTTTCATGGTTCGACCCTCTCGTCTTCCTTTTGTTTGTCGCTGGGGGCGCGCTTATTTATGGCGGCGTATTTATCATGCTCGCCTGCATCAGCTTCTGGGCGGATGCGAAAACCTCGATCATGCCGATGATGTACAATATTGGCAACTATGGCCGCTACCCGGTTGATATTTACAACAAAGTGATCCGCTTCGTACTCACGTGGATTTTGCCATTCGCCTTTGTCGGAGTGTATCCGGCCGCCTGGTTTCTCGGGAAGCAAGAATGGTACGGATATGCATTCCTCACCCCTGTAATGGGCGTCGTCTTTTTCACACTTTCCGTTTTTCTTTGGAACGAGGGCGTGAAAAAGTATCGGGGGGCGGGGAATTAA
- a CDS encoding chemotaxis protein CheA, translating into MANHTVDEAILEAYILEFSQLTEQLELIILSCERAGDYSAETVNDIFRIMHTIKGSSSMMAYNTIACLAHVLEDLFSFLRQETLRMEDYSKISDLMLSGIDFMKVELEKIRNGDSADGNAEELVQEAEKYLDILKMKRRKKQDHLLPDDMVDGGMAGNSLTVAEGLNRYEAVIMLEDCSGMENVRAYQIIQRFKEDIHGITYEPAGLESDFSTAALIKEQGFRLFIQTEKSFEEVGNLFNFVTYVQSFELKEIEIQAAQKLADQSAGLSGAHGNKQEKESRKNGHSSSFISVNVTKLDELMDMVGELVIAEAMVTQHPEIVGLELEQFTKAARHLRKITSEIQDKVMSIRMLPLSGTFKKMNRIVRDMGKKLNKSVELRLIGEETEVDKNIIEHISDPIMHIVRNAIDHGIESREERAESGKPETGMLTLEARNAGNEVWIIIRDDGQGLHKEKLLQKARERSLLNKKESGLTDSEIYNLILLPGFSTKEAVTEYSGRGVGLDVVAKNIHAVGGTVAIESEAGKGTGIIIKIPLTLAIIDGMNVKVGDSFFTISTTQIKESFRPESREIIRDPNGSEMIMVRGICYPIIRLHERLGIQTEINQIENGILIMSEYQGGFVCIFADRLIGQQQVVLKPLPRYIKEFSNVSGISGCTLLGDGNISLILDVAGLARGKENERERGVFHE; encoded by the coding sequence ATGGCGAATCACACTGTCGATGAAGCGATTCTTGAAGCGTATATTCTGGAATTTTCCCAGCTGACAGAGCAGCTTGAATTAATCATCCTTAGCTGTGAGCGGGCGGGGGATTATTCGGCTGAAACTGTTAACGACATTTTTCGTATCATGCATACGATTAAAGGTTCTTCGAGCATGATGGCTTATAATACCATTGCTTGTTTAGCTCATGTCTTAGAGGACCTCTTTTCATTTTTACGCCAAGAAACGTTAAGGATGGAAGATTACTCGAAGATATCCGATTTGATGCTTAGCGGAATCGATTTTATGAAAGTAGAGCTGGAGAAAATCAGAAATGGAGATAGCGCAGATGGCAATGCGGAAGAATTAGTGCAGGAAGCTGAAAAATACCTCGATATTCTCAAGATGAAACGGAGGAAGAAACAGGATCATCTCCTTCCTGATGACATGGTCGATGGGGGGATGGCAGGGAATTCGCTGACCGTTGCTGAAGGCTTGAACCGGTACGAGGCGGTGATCATGCTTGAAGATTGCAGCGGCATGGAAAATGTCCGGGCTTACCAGATAATTCAGCGATTTAAAGAAGATATTCATGGAATCACCTATGAACCAGCAGGCCTGGAAAGTGACTTTTCAACAGCTGCATTGATCAAGGAGCAAGGATTCAGGCTTTTTATTCAGACTGAGAAGTCCTTTGAAGAGGTTGGAAATTTATTCAATTTTGTTACATACGTCCAATCATTTGAATTGAAAGAAATTGAAATCCAGGCAGCCCAAAAACTGGCGGACCAATCTGCCGGACTCAGTGGCGCGCATGGCAACAAACAAGAAAAGGAATCAAGGAAGAACGGCCATTCATCAAGTTTCATTAGTGTAAATGTCACGAAACTTGATGAATTGATGGACATGGTCGGTGAACTTGTCATTGCCGAGGCAATGGTGACCCAGCATCCTGAGATTGTCGGGCTGGAACTTGAGCAGTTTACAAAAGCAGCAAGGCACTTAAGGAAAATAACATCTGAAATCCAAGATAAAGTAATGTCAATCCGGATGCTCCCGCTTTCAGGAACGTTTAAAAAAATGAACCGGATTGTCAGGGATATGGGCAAAAAATTAAATAAAAGCGTGGAGCTTCGGCTGATTGGCGAAGAGACTGAAGTTGATAAAAATATCATTGAGCATATTTCAGATCCGATTATGCATATTGTTCGAAATGCCATTGACCATGGCATCGAAAGCAGGGAGGAGAGGGCAGAAAGCGGCAAGCCGGAAACAGGGATGCTTACTCTTGAAGCCAGGAATGCCGGAAATGAAGTGTGGATCATCATAAGGGATGACGGGCAGGGGCTTCATAAGGAAAAGCTTTTGCAAAAGGCAAGAGAAAGAAGTCTTTTGAACAAAAAAGAGAGTGGCCTAACTGATAGTGAGATTTATAACCTTATTCTCCTGCCGGGGTTTTCGACAAAGGAAGCCGTGACAGAATACAGCGGCCGCGGCGTCGGGCTTGATGTCGTGGCAAAAAATATACATGCCGTCGGCGGCACAGTAGCAATTGAAAGTGAAGCAGGGAAAGGTACGGGCATCATAATTAAAATCCCGCTTACCCTCGCAATTATTGATGGGATGAATGTAAAGGTCGGCGATTCGTTTTTCACCATCTCGACCACCCAGATCAAGGAATCGTTCAGGCCTGAAAGCAGGGAGATCATCCGGGATCCCAATGGAAGTGAAATGATTATGGTCAGGGGGATCTGTTATCCAATCATTCGGCTTCATGAACGTTTGGGAATCCAAACGGAGATCAATCAAATCGAAAATGGCATCTTAATTATGTCTGAGTACCAGGGCGGATTTGTCTGTATTTTTGCTGACCGCCTGATTGGCCAGCAGCAAGTAGTCCTGAAACCCCTCCCTCGCTACATTAAGGAATTCAGCAATGTAAGCGGTATTTCCGGCTGCACCTTACTTGGTGATGGGAATATCAGCTTAATTCTCGATGTGGCGGGGCTGGCCAGAGGAAAAGAAAATGAAAGGGAAAGGGGCGTTTTTCATGAATGA
- a CDS encoding chemotaxis protein CheW: MNETVQEEFEDSQAGKYLTFNLENEIFGIDIKYVMEIIGIQRITIIPEVPDYIRGIINLRGKIIPVMDVRLRFKKKLKEYNDRTCIIVVDVNDLSVGLIVDRVSEVLSINPEDIVPPPEISQGANKYVKGIGKSGGGVKLILNCDKLLHEDIKEQLLHI; encoded by the coding sequence ATGAATGAAACTGTCCAGGAAGAGTTCGAGGACAGCCAGGCAGGGAAGTATCTGACCTTCAACCTGGAAAATGAAATCTTCGGGATCGATATTAAATATGTTATGGAAATCATCGGGATTCAGCGGATTACAATCATTCCAGAAGTACCGGATTACATTCGGGGGATCATTAATCTCCGCGGCAAAATTATCCCCGTTATGGATGTCCGCCTCCGTTTTAAGAAAAAGTTGAAAGAATATAATGACAGGACTTGCATTATCGTTGTGGATGTAAATGATTTATCGGTCGGCCTCATTGTTGACCGTGTTTCAGAAGTATTGAGCATCAATCCTGAAGATATTGTCCCGCCTCCGGAAATCAGCCAGGGTGCCAATAAATACGTCAAAGGGATTGGCAAGTCAGGCGGTGGCGTTAAGCTTATATTGAATTGCGATAAATTGCTTCACGAAGACATAAAAGAACAATTGCTTCACATTTGA
- a CDS encoding methyl-accepting chemotaxis protein: MKIGKKLSIAFLSVAIFTGAIGAYQIFTMKKIETNYSNLYANYGIAAADIGQYAMHFQDSRAVLRDLIMTKDPVKRDGYRDRLMELTEEMKEHEEFFKKKIKEQKLKNILVSLNISIEEYFSVREQIISLAYSGKADEAYQLLVDKGIPPAKAADQNINRLFDNKIEGGRQTSVELGSDTARTIWIVVVIVLAAALIAVLTGTFMTMVIRRPLVKMLQTAEEIANGNLDVEIDIDTKDEIGDLADAFRKVTHNLNEIMHEVQSASSQVAAGSKQVSEASISLSQGATEQASSVEQLSATIEEISAQTKLNAENANEANELAEVARQNAKGGNGQMNEMLKAMEDINIASEGISKIIKVIDEIAFQTNILALNAAVEAARAGQHGKGFAVVAEEVRNLAARSANAAKETTEMIEGSIKKVEGGTKIAKSTAAALGKIVEDVARVASLVNGISVASNEQAVGISQINQGIMQVSQVVQANSATSEESAAASEELSSQADILREKVSQFKLQNNQALYSGMNAEAAGFSDRTFQGRYPGSAYAEAAAARQKKIELTDKEFGKY; the protein is encoded by the coding sequence ATGAAAATTGGCAAAAAATTATCAATCGCTTTTCTTTCCGTTGCAATCTTTACTGGGGCAATCGGCGCATATCAGATTTTTACGATGAAAAAGATTGAAACTAACTATTCCAACCTGTACGCCAACTATGGTATTGCCGCGGCTGATATTGGCCAATATGCAATGCATTTCCAGGACAGCCGCGCCGTCCTTCGGGATTTAATTATGACGAAGGATCCGGTAAAGAGAGATGGATACAGGGACAGACTAATGGAATTAACCGAAGAAATGAAAGAACACGAAGAGTTTTTTAAGAAGAAGATTAAAGAGCAGAAGCTTAAAAACATTCTCGTTTCGCTCAATATTTCAATAGAGGAATATTTCAGTGTCCGTGAACAAATCATTAGTCTGGCCTATTCAGGAAAAGCAGACGAGGCTTATCAATTGCTCGTTGATAAAGGGATACCGCCTGCCAAAGCAGCGGACCAGAACATTAACCGATTGTTTGATAATAAAATCGAAGGCGGCCGCCAAACATCGGTAGAGTTAGGGAGCGATACGGCAAGAACAATTTGGATAGTGGTTGTTATTGTTCTTGCAGCTGCCTTAATTGCGGTTCTCACGGGAACCTTTATGACCATGGTCATAAGAAGGCCGCTCGTAAAAATGCTCCAAACAGCCGAGGAAATCGCGAACGGCAATCTGGATGTTGAAATTGACATTGATACAAAAGACGAAATCGGCGATTTAGCCGATGCCTTCAGAAAGGTCACTCACAACCTGAATGAGATCATGCATGAAGTCCAGTCAGCGTCAAGCCAGGTTGCAGCTGGATCGAAACAAGTATCCGAGGCCAGTATCTCCTTGTCCCAGGGCGCAACCGAGCAGGCAAGCTCAGTTGAACAGCTGTCGGCCACCATCGAAGAAATTTCCGCACAGACGAAACTGAATGCTGAAAATGCCAATGAAGCGAATGAACTAGCTGAAGTTGCCAGGCAAAATGCCAAAGGTGGAAATGGCCAAATGAATGAGATGCTTAAAGCGATGGAGGATATTAATATTGCTTCTGAAGGAATCTCAAAGATTATAAAAGTCATAGATGAGATCGCTTTCCAGACGAACATCCTGGCGTTGAATGCCGCCGTTGAAGCAGCAAGGGCCGGCCAGCATGGCAAGGGATTCGCGGTAGTCGCCGAGGAAGTGCGCAATTTGGCTGCAAGGTCGGCAAATGCCGCCAAAGAAACAACGGAAATGATTGAAGGATCCATTAAGAAAGTAGAAGGCGGAACGAAGATAGCCAAATCGACTGCAGCCGCATTAGGTAAAATCGTTGAGGATGTCGCCAGGGTTGCATCATTGGTAAATGGCATCTCTGTTGCCTCCAACGAACAGGCTGTTGGCATTTCCCAGATTAACCAGGGGATTATGCAGGTTTCCCAAGTCGTCCAGGCCAATTCAGCCACTTCCGAGGAAAGTGCCGCCGCGAGTGAAGAGTTGTCAAGCCAGGCTGATATCCTCAGGGAAAAAGTCAGCCAGTTCAAGTTACAAAACAATCAAGCCCTGTATTCCGGCATGAATGCTGAAGCGGCCGGCTTTTCGGACCGAACCTTCCAGGGGCGTTATCCAGGAAGTGCGTATGCTGAGGCTGCCGCTGCAAGGCAGAAAAAAATAGAGTTGACAGATAAAGAGTTTGGCAAATATTAA
- a CDS encoding CheR family methyltransferase has translation MISMSNKEFLQMSDYIHQNYGIYLKEEKKMILEGRLCQLLQELNFSSYSDYFQHLLEDKTEMAVSALVERVTTNHTYFMREKEHFFFFQNTILPNLAQAERSRDLRIWSAGCSTGEEPYTLAMILDEFFGVEKQRWDTKVLATDLSTKVLISAKKGVYRKESLAVIPAIWKQLYFNEKTQESSEIVDRIKNEVIFRRLNLMEPTFPFKKKFHVIFCRNVMIYFDQETKKELVDKFYSCLETGGYLFIGQSETIDRSASKFRYIMPAVYRKE, from the coding sequence ATGATAAGCATGTCTAATAAAGAATTTTTACAGATGTCGGATTATATTCATCAGAACTATGGAATTTATCTGAAGGAAGAAAAAAAAATGATTCTTGAAGGCCGCCTTTGCCAATTGCTCCAGGAGCTTAATTTTTCATCGTACTCCGATTACTTCCAGCACCTTTTAGAAGATAAAACGGAAATGGCAGTGTCGGCACTTGTCGAAAGAGTGACGACAAATCATACTTATTTCATGCGGGAAAAGGAACATTTCTTTTTTTTTCAGAACACAATCCTTCCCAATTTGGCGCAGGCGGAAAGAAGCAGGGATTTAAGGATTTGGAGTGCGGGCTGTTCGACTGGGGAGGAGCCATACACGCTTGCGATGATTCTCGATGAGTTTTTTGGCGTGGAGAAGCAAAGATGGGATACAAAGGTACTTGCCACCGACCTTTCAACAAAGGTTTTAATTTCAGCAAAAAAGGGGGTCTATCGTAAGGAATCCCTGGCAGTAATACCTGCGATTTGGAAACAGCTTTATTTTAATGAAAAAACCCAGGAAAGCTCCGAGATTGTTGACAGAATAAAAAATGAAGTTATTTTCCGCAGGCTGAACTTGATGGAGCCGACCTTTCCTTTCAAGAAGAAATTCCATGTCATTTTTTGCCGGAATGTAATGATCTATTTTGACCAAGAAACAAAAAAAGAATTGGTGGACAAGTTTTATTCTTGTCTTGAAACAGGCGGATATTTATTTATCGGACAGTCTGAAACGATAGACAGGTCGGCAAGCAAATTCAGGTATATAATGCCTGCTGTTTACAGAAAGGAATGA
- the cheB gene encoding chemotaxis-specific protein-glutamate methyltransferase CheB, with the protein MYTQSKIKVLIVDDSLFSRTLIKRGIEADGAIEVVAEAGDPFQARDYILEFTPDVMICDIEMPKMDGIAFIRKLLPQYKIPVLVVSSDATAWAEARNAGAAAFIAKPESNGPSALNKFLVELTCRIKKVAMTNIPIPGETGLSAPIYQAKFIAFGASTGGTEALFHILKSLPTTIPGIVAVQHIPSGFSSMFASRLNQLTHFIVKEAETGDKIEPGKVLIAPGDKHMKIIKEGTFFKTVCFHGEKVNGHRPSVDVLFDSAAKVGGSDSIGIILTGMGYDGAKGLLAMRRNGARTIGQDESSSIVYGMPMAANNIGAVEKQIPLFKIPAAILSMVTQKK; encoded by the coding sequence ATGTATACACAAAGCAAAATTAAAGTACTTATCGTGGACGATTCTTTGTTTTCCCGGACATTGATTAAACGTGGTATTGAAGCAGACGGGGCTATCGAGGTGGTTGCCGAAGCAGGCGATCCTTTCCAGGCAAGGGATTATATTCTGGAGTTTACGCCTGATGTTATGATTTGTGATATTGAAATGCCTAAAATGGACGGGATAGCATTTATCCGGAAGCTATTGCCACAATACAAAATCCCCGTTTTAGTTGTCAGTTCGGATGCCACTGCATGGGCTGAAGCGAGAAATGCGGGTGCGGCAGCCTTTATTGCCAAGCCTGAAAGCAACGGGCCATCCGCGCTGAATAAGTTTTTAGTTGAATTGACCTGCAGAATAAAAAAAGTTGCAATGACAAACATCCCTATTCCTGGAGAAACCGGGCTTTCAGCTCCTATCTATCAGGCTAAATTCATTGCCTTTGGTGCTTCAACTGGTGGAACTGAGGCCTTGTTCCATATCTTAAAATCCTTGCCGACAACGATACCAGGCATTGTTGCTGTGCAGCATATCCCATCGGGATTTTCGTCTATGTTCGCAAGCCGTCTGAATCAACTAACCCACTTTATCGTTAAGGAAGCGGAGACGGGCGATAAGATTGAACCGGGAAAGGTGCTAATTGCCCCGGGGGACAAACATATGAAAATAATAAAAGAAGGCACCTTTTTCAAAACAGTCTGTTTTCACGGGGAAAAAGTTAATGGCCACCGCCCTTCCGTCGATGTTTTATTTGACTCAGCCGCGAAGGTCGGAGGCAGCGATTCCATTGGGATAATTTTGACAGGCATGGGGTATGACGGGGCAAAAGGATTATTGGCCATGAGAAGAAATGGAGCCAGGACAATCGGGCAAGACGAGTCTTCCTCCATCGTATACGGTATGCCCATGGCCGCAAATAATATCGGCGCTGTTGAAAAACAAATACCTTTGTTCAAAATTCCGGCAGCCATCTTATCAATGGTTACTCAAAAAAAGTAA
- a CDS encoding flagellar motor protein MotB, which produces MSRRRKRVEEHEEHIDESWLIPYADILTLLLALFIVLFASSSINVSKYEAIMNSFKSEFKGSPIKNDQKGLTPNPPTEKEEQKEEKPPEKENSVDPELEALKEKLQKYIADNRLNAVVTLSDTRRGVEVSLKDVILFEPGQAILKGSAFKTLNEITGLLNTVSNPISIEGHTDNVPIGNAPFRSNWELSSARAGSVLHYFASKNIKENRMQFTGYGEFSPLYPNDTAEHRQANRRVNIVILRGTGTMDKINQ; this is translated from the coding sequence ATGAGCAGACGGCGTAAACGAGTCGAAGAACACGAAGAGCATATAGATGAGTCATGGCTGATACCATATGCGGATATCCTTACACTGTTGCTGGCTTTGTTCATTGTTTTATTCGCATCAAGCAGCATTAACGTTTCAAAATACGAGGCCATTATGAATTCTTTTAAATCAGAGTTCAAAGGTTCTCCGATTAAGAATGACCAAAAGGGCTTGACCCCCAACCCTCCAACTGAAAAGGAAGAGCAGAAAGAGGAAAAGCCTCCGGAAAAAGAAAACAGTGTCGATCCCGAGCTGGAAGCATTAAAAGAAAAACTGCAGAAATACATAGCAGATAATAGATTAAATGCTGTCGTAACTTTATCGGATACGAGGCGTGGCGTGGAAGTATCGTTAAAGGATGTTATTCTCTTCGAACCAGGCCAAGCTATTTTAAAGGGAAGCGCCTTTAAGACTCTTAACGAAATTACCGGACTTTTGAACACCGTCTCCAATCCAATCAGTATTGAAGGCCATACAGATAATGTGCCGATCGGCAACGCTCCCTTCCGTTCGAACTGGGAACTATCTTCCGCCCGGGCTGGAAGCGTCCTTCACTATTTTGCATCCAAAAATATTAAAGAAAACCGGATGCAATTCACAGGATATGGTGAGTTCAGCCCGCTTTATCCAAACGATACAGCCGAACATCGGCAGGCAAACCGCCGTGTAAACATTGTTATCTTACGTGGTACCGGGACAATGGATAAAATCAACCAGTGA